In Lewinellaceae bacterium, a single window of DNA contains:
- a CDS encoding gliding motility-associated C-terminal domain-containing protein, with product MKNPSVLFWIIVVNLWTASFSFLFSQQVLNGSFEVNTLDCGINLGNAEFNSHVMNISAFGGQSEIDLLSASCGYEIPPDGDFFIALYNNTFSDACSFELTSPLNAGKLYKLRFAARLGDGFANQISKVEIGLSNFNDSFGTSVFFSPELESNWQYYEVQFSPVATFQFISIRIVSSNETWVFTDDFSLECPTIDLGNDTSLCVVENIILKAGPFFETYQWSDFSSGTSIVVDEPGKYWVEVKDGNCIIRDTIVIEEIPFNCGCKIYVPNIFSPNNDGINDEFHPLSPCELLDYQLTVFDRWGRMAYRSNDAAEGWDGSLKGRPVERGVFVYILQYRFFYQTGVNLSYGSISIIR from the coding sequence ATGAAAAATCCATCCGTGCTTTTTTGGATTATTGTCGTCAATTTATGGACTGCAAGCTTTTCCTTTCTTTTTTCTCAACAGGTTCTCAATGGCAGCTTTGAGGTAAACACCCTGGATTGCGGCATCAATTTAGGAAATGCCGAGTTCAATTCCCATGTAATGAACATTTCAGCATTCGGAGGGCAAAGCGAGATCGATCTCTTATCCGCGTCTTGTGGCTATGAAATTCCGCCGGATGGAGATTTCTTCATCGCCCTCTACAACAACACTTTTTCCGATGCCTGCTCCTTTGAACTGACTTCGCCGCTTAACGCCGGCAAGTTGTACAAGCTCCGGTTCGCCGCCAGGCTGGGGGATGGATTTGCTAACCAAATCAGCAAAGTTGAGATCGGGTTATCCAATTTTAACGACAGTTTTGGCACATCCGTCTTCTTCTCGCCTGAGCTGGAATCAAACTGGCAATACTACGAGGTTCAGTTTTCTCCTGTAGCCACTTTCCAATTTATTAGTATCCGGATTGTTTCATCCAATGAAACATGGGTATTTACAGACGACTTTTCTTTGGAATGCCCCACCATAGACCTGGGAAATGATACTTCTCTGTGCGTAGTGGAAAATATCATCCTGAAGGCCGGCCCATTTTTTGAAACGTATCAATGGAGCGATTTTTCAAGCGGAACCAGTATAGTAGTAGATGAACCAGGCAAGTATTGGGTCGAAGTAAAAGACGGCAACTGCATCATCAGGGACACCATAGTGATAGAAGAAATACCTTTCAACTGCGGTTGTAAAATTTATGTCCCAAATATTTTCTCTCCCAATAATGACGGAATAAATGATGAATTCCACCCACTGTCCCCATGCGAATTACTGGATTACCAACTCACTGTCTTTGATCGGTGGGGACGTATGGCCTACCGTTCTAACGATGCAGCCGAGGGATGGGATGGATCACTCAAAGGGCGGCCAGTCGAAAGAGGCGTCTTTGTTTATATCCTTCAATATCGCTTCTTTTACCAAACCGGCGTTAACTTGTCTTATGGAAGCATCTCAATAATTAGGTGA
- a CDS encoding DUF547 domain-containing protein: MKKSPFLFLYFILPLVLALSSCRVQDYASNSRPVTHEIWDSLLQEHVSPEGWVDYPGFIRDSSRFNRYLSLLEGNHPNDKHWSRDERLAYWINAYNAFTVKLIADHYPVASIKDIKNGIPFVNTVWDIKFIHIEKATYDLNNIEHGILRPKFDEPRIHFAVNCASISCPKLSNRAYTADKLDEQLTQAARDFLSDEAKNKLSKGKVQLSKIFSWYGGDFKKNGNSIIEYINQYAPAQVNTDAEIEYLDYDWGLNERGG, translated from the coding sequence ATGAAAAAATCTCCTTTCCTCTTTCTCTATTTCATTCTTCCTCTTGTCCTGGCCCTCTCCTCCTGCCGGGTTCAGGACTATGCCTCCAACTCCCGCCCCGTCACCCATGAAATTTGGGACAGCCTGCTCCAGGAGCACGTTTCCCCCGAAGGCTGGGTAGACTATCCGGGCTTCATTCGCGACAGCAGCCGCTTCAACCGCTACCTCAGCCTGCTGGAAGGCAACCACCCCAACGACAAACACTGGAGCCGGGACGAGCGGCTGGCCTACTGGATCAACGCCTATAACGCATTCACCGTCAAGCTGATCGCAGATCATTATCCGGTGGCCAGCATTAAGGACATCAAGAACGGCATTCCTTTTGTCAATACCGTTTGGGACATCAAGTTCATCCACATCGAAAAGGCAACTTACGACCTCAACAACATCGAGCACGGCATCCTCCGCCCCAAATTTGACGAACCCCGGATACACTTCGCCGTCAACTGCGCCTCCATCTCCTGCCCCAAGCTCAGCAACCGGGCCTATACGGCTGATAAGCTCGACGAGCAACTCACCCAGGCTGCGCGGGATTTTCTGAGCGACGAGGCCAAAAATAAATTGTCCAAAGGCAAGGTGCAGCTTTCCAAAATTTTTTCCTGGTATGGCGGCGACTTTAAGAAAAACGGGAACTCCATCATCGAATACATCAATCAGTATGCCCCGGCCCAGGTCAACACCGATGCGGAAATCGAATACCTGGATTATGACTGGGGGTTGAATGAGCGGGGAGGGTAG
- a CDS encoding tetratricopeptide repeat protein, whose amino-acid sequence MLRPCLLLLSLLAFALPLQAAKYFSFTPTARQAYQYATSLRFGEAYALLAQMRLEDPNNLIVHHIENYIDFFTLYIQEDEAVFRQLKKNRDLRLEKVKAGDRSSPYYLFVQGDIRLQWALARLRFEDYLGAFTEVSKAFRLLKENEELFPDFMPNKKDLGILHAMVGTIPDSYKWGIKLLGGLDGTIAQGKKEVEEVLAYAQKNDFVFAEETAALYAYLLLHLDNKEEQAWQAVAGSSLRPEENPMHCFVMANIAMRTGRNERAIQLLEQRRKGKAFFPFPYLDYMLGLAKLRRLDSDAAPHFQRFILHYQGRNFIKEAYQKMAWQELVNGNPVGYRRYMQACRSKGSAVAGGDKSAQQEAEHGAAPDLSLLKARLLFDGGYFKKGYQILSARQPENYSFPEGQLEYYYRLGRLLHGLKRYEEALQYYQFTIAQGADSPHFYACNAALQMGLIYEATGDLPKARAAFEQCLSLEPEEYRTGLHQKAKSGLARLEEGEG is encoded by the coding sequence ATGCTTCGGCCTTGTCTTTTATTGTTGTCTCTCCTCGCTTTTGCTTTGCCCCTGCAGGCGGCCAAGTATTTTTCCTTTACGCCAACCGCCCGGCAAGCCTACCAATACGCCACCAGCCTGCGCTTCGGCGAGGCTTATGCTTTGCTGGCGCAGATGAGGCTGGAAGACCCCAACAACCTCATCGTTCACCACATCGAAAATTACATCGATTTTTTCACCCTCTACATACAGGAAGACGAAGCGGTTTTCCGGCAGCTCAAAAAGAACCGCGACCTGCGCCTGGAAAAAGTAAAGGCCGGCGACCGCAGTTCGCCTTATTACCTTTTTGTGCAAGGCGACATCCGCCTGCAATGGGCGCTGGCGCGCCTGCGCTTCGAGGACTACCTCGGCGCTTTCACCGAGGTGAGCAAAGCGTTCAGGTTGCTGAAGGAAAACGAGGAGCTCTTCCCGGATTTTATGCCCAATAAAAAAGACCTGGGCATCCTGCACGCCATGGTCGGCACCATTCCCGACAGTTACAAATGGGGCATCAAGCTGCTGGGCGGCCTGGACGGCACCATCGCCCAGGGAAAAAAAGAAGTGGAAGAAGTACTGGCCTACGCCCAAAAGAACGACTTTGTTTTCGCAGAGGAAACGGCGGCGCTCTATGCCTACCTGCTCCTCCACCTTGACAATAAAGAAGAGCAGGCCTGGCAGGCGGTGGCCGGCAGTTCCCTGCGCCCGGAAGAAAACCCCATGCACTGTTTCGTCATGGCCAATATAGCCATGCGCACCGGCCGCAACGAGCGGGCCATACAGTTGCTGGAACAGCGCCGCAAAGGCAAAGCTTTTTTTCCTTTCCCCTACCTGGACTACATGCTGGGGCTGGCCAAGCTGCGCCGCCTGGATAGCGACGCCGCGCCGCACTTCCAGCGTTTTATCCTGCACTACCAGGGCCGCAATTTCATCAAGGAAGCGTACCAGAAAATGGCCTGGCAGGAGTTGGTCAACGGCAATCCGGTGGGCTATCGCCGCTATATGCAGGCCTGCCGGTCTAAAGGCTCCGCCGTTGCAGGAGGAGACAAGAGCGCCCAGCAGGAAGCCGAGCACGGCGCCGCCCCCGACCTCAGCCTGCTCAAGGCCCGCCTGCTTTTCGACGGAGGATACTTTAAGAAAGGCTACCAGATACTTTCCGCCCGCCAGCCGGAAAATTACTCTTTCCCCGAAGGGCAACTGGAGTACTACTACCGCCTGGGCCGCCTGCTGCACGGGCTGAAACGCTACGAGGAAGCCCTGCAGTACTACCAATTCACCATCGCCCAGGGCGCGGATTCTCCTCACTTCTATGCCTGCAACGCCGCCCTGCAGATGGGGCTGATCTACGAGGCAACCGGCGACCTGCCCAAAGCCAGGGCCGCCTTCGAACAATGCCTGAGCCTCGAACCGGAAGAATACCGCACCGGCTTGCATCAAAAAGCCAAATCGGGGCTGGCAAGGCTGGAAGAAGGGGAAGGATAG
- a CDS encoding Nif3-like dinuclear metal center hexameric protein — protein sequence MTRIRDLTAYLESIAPPVYQESYDNAGLIVGDPEAEIKGVLCCLDSTEAVVAEAIEKQCNLIIAHHPIVFRGLKRLTGRNYVERVVIQAIRHSIAIYAIHTNLDNVYHRGVNAKIAERLGLAETRILAPKANRKKLSAMVPAARSEAVREALFSAGAESVESGEQASYASPKRSNAQVKLEVYFSSARERQLVAALQDGLDGQPPAYEIVSIENPDANVGSGMAGRLPEPMEEQAFLKHLKSAMKTGCIRHTRLLGQPVETVALCGGAGGFLLGQAKAAGAQFFVTADYKYHEFFDADGQLVIADIGHYESEQFTIELLYDIISQKFSNFAAHCAKAVTNPVQYYY from the coding sequence ATGACCAGGATACGAGACCTGACCGCCTATCTGGAATCCATTGCGCCCCCTGTGTACCAGGAGAGCTACGACAATGCCGGCCTTATCGTCGGCGACCCCGAGGCAGAAATAAAGGGGGTGTTGTGTTGCCTGGATTCGACGGAGGCGGTAGTAGCCGAAGCCATTGAAAAGCAATGCAACCTGATCATAGCACACCATCCCATCGTATTCCGGGGGCTGAAGCGGCTCACCGGCCGCAACTATGTAGAACGGGTAGTGATCCAGGCCATTCGCCACAGCATCGCCATTTACGCCATTCACACCAACCTGGACAATGTGTACCATCGGGGAGTCAATGCCAAAATTGCCGAGCGGCTCGGCCTGGCAGAAACCCGTATACTGGCGCCAAAGGCCAACCGGAAAAAACTCAGCGCCATGGTGCCGGCCGCCCGAAGCGAAGCAGTCCGGGAAGCGCTGTTTTCCGCCGGCGCCGAAAGCGTGGAATCCGGCGAGCAGGCCAGCTACGCCTCTCCGAAGAGAAGCAACGCACAAGTGAAACTGGAGGTATATTTTTCTTCCGCCCGGGAGCGGCAGCTCGTAGCGGCCCTGCAGGACGGCCTGGACGGACAACCGCCAGCCTATGAAATTGTTTCTATAGAGAACCCCGACGCCAACGTCGGATCGGGAATGGCCGGGAGGCTGCCCGAGCCCATGGAGGAGCAGGCCTTTTTAAAACACCTGAAAAGCGCAATGAAAACAGGCTGCATCCGGCATACCCGCCTGCTGGGGCAGCCGGTAGAAACAGTGGCCCTCTGCGGAGGCGCCGGAGGGTTCTTGCTCGGGCAGGCAAAAGCAGCCGGCGCCCAGTTCTTTGTCACGGCAGATTACAAATACCACGAATTCTTCGACGCCGACGGGCAGCTTGTGATCGCTGATATTGGCCACTACGAGAGTGAGCAATTCACAATAGAGCTGCTGTATGATATTATTTCTCAGAAATTTAGTAATTTTGCGGCTCATTGTGCGAAGGCGGTTACCAACCCCGTTCAATACTATTATTGA
- the rfaE2 gene encoding D-glycero-beta-D-manno-heptose 1-phosphate adenylyltransferase gives MLEKIKAKIQDWEQARRTVDGWKKQGLKVVFTNGCFDLLHYGHIHYLAQAREQGGRLVIGLNSDASVRRLKGANRPINDEDSRRLMLAALECVDLVVAFEQDTPLELISRLLPDVLVKGGDYRPGDIVGADVVAARGGEVKALPYIEGYSTTAIEDKIRKKDQ, from the coding sequence ATGCTGGAAAAAATAAAAGCCAAGATTCAAGACTGGGAGCAGGCCCGGCGCACGGTCGACGGCTGGAAGAAACAGGGCTTGAAAGTCGTGTTTACCAACGGCTGCTTCGACCTGCTGCACTACGGGCACATCCACTATCTGGCGCAGGCCCGCGAGCAGGGCGGCCGGCTGGTGATCGGCCTCAACAGCGACGCTTCAGTGCGCCGCCTGAAAGGGGCCAACCGCCCCATCAATGACGAGGACAGCCGCCGGCTGATGCTCGCCGCCCTGGAATGCGTCGACCTGGTTGTCGCCTTCGAACAGGATACGCCTTTGGAACTCATCAGCCGGCTGCTGCCCGATGTGCTGGTCAAGGGAGGGGATTACCGCCCGGGTGATATCGTCGGCGCCGATGTGGTGGCTGCCCGGGGCGGGGAAGTCAAAGCTTTGCCGTATATTGAAGGATATTCAACTACAGCCATTGAGGATAAAATTCGCAAAAAGGACCAATAA
- a CDS encoding flippase-like domain-containing protein produces MLKKQLINFLKFLLFLGIGLGILYLVYQKQSAAFQEECALKGIAPENCSLIAKVANDFREANYFWILLVLLAFLVSNVSRASRWIMLIRPLGYTPRLVNAFLTTIIGYFANLGLPRLGEIVRGATLSQYEKIPVEKVMGTIVVDRIFDVISILLVTGLAILLEYDTILAFAREHVSLGERLGNTGSLLLWLGGFCLAALALFWLLRRQIAQTKLYKKIAGIGKGFLQGIQTVRRLNRPWLFVLHSINIWFMYFLMTYLCFFAFEPTAGLSMAAGLVVFVFGGWGIVIPSPGGMGTYHFLAQTALAIYGVSGDDGFSWANIAFFSIQLGCNVLIGILALLFLPAINRNYQPLETVPLPEEEVVA; encoded by the coding sequence ATGTTGAAAAAGCAACTCATCAATTTTCTCAAATTCCTCCTGTTCCTCGGGATCGGCCTGGGAATACTGTACCTGGTCTACCAGAAACAGAGCGCCGCTTTTCAGGAGGAATGCGCGCTGAAGGGCATCGCGCCGGAGAACTGCAGCCTGATCGCGAAGGTAGCCAATGACTTCAGGGAAGCCAACTACTTCTGGATATTGCTGGTGTTGCTGGCTTTTCTCGTCAGCAACGTCAGCCGGGCCAGCCGGTGGATCATGCTCATCCGCCCCCTGGGCTATACGCCCCGCCTGGTCAATGCTTTCCTCACCACCATCATCGGCTATTTTGCCAACCTGGGCCTTCCCCGGCTGGGCGAGATCGTTCGCGGCGCCACGCTCTCACAGTACGAAAAGATACCCGTGGAAAAGGTCATGGGCACCATCGTGGTCGACCGCATCTTCGACGTCATCAGCATCTTGCTGGTAACGGGCCTCGCTATTTTGCTGGAGTACGACACCATCCTGGCCTTCGCCCGGGAGCATGTTTCGCTGGGCGAACGCCTGGGAAATACCGGCAGCCTGCTCCTCTGGCTGGGAGGCTTCTGCCTGGCAGCCCTGGCGCTGTTCTGGCTCCTCCGGCGGCAGATTGCCCAAACGAAACTTTATAAAAAGATCGCCGGCATCGGCAAAGGCTTCCTTCAGGGCATACAGACGGTGCGCCGGCTCAACCGCCCCTGGCTCTTCGTGTTGCACAGCATCAATATCTGGTTCATGTACTTTCTGATGACCTATCTCTGTTTCTTCGCTTTCGAACCCACCGCCGGCCTCTCGATGGCAGCCGGCCTGGTGGTCTTCGTCTTCGGAGGCTGGGGAATCGTCATCCCATCTCCCGGTGGAATGGGCACCTACCACTTTCTGGCGCAAACCGCCCTGGCTATCTACGGAGTAAGCGGCGACGACGGCTTCTCCTGGGCCAATATCGCTTTCTTCTCCATCCAGCTGGGCTGCAATGTGCTGATCGGCATTCTGGCCCTCCTCTTCCTGCCGGCGATCAACCGAAACTATCAACCCCTGGAAACCGTTCCATTGCCGGAGGAAGAGGTGGTGGCGTGA
- a CDS encoding MerR family transcriptional regulator, protein MAVYSIKDLEKLSGIKAHTLRVWEQRYDIIEPRRTKTNIRYYLDEDLKFILNIALLNKNGIKISKIAKMSKGEIAEKVAAISEINFEYGTQLDALTISMIEMDEYKFDRIVNTNIQQLGFERTMLEIIYPFLDKLSVLWLTGSINPVQENFMSYLIRQKIIVAIDKEPLATGKNVNKYLLYLPEGEKQELSMLFMHYLLKSRRNHVIYIGQDITLADLKDACNIHHPDYIFTMITETFAKEPVQQYADRLSKNFKDSHILLSGYQVVAQDVHPPDNVSILRSLDQALSFLNEHKGKAAVR, encoded by the coding sequence GTGGCGGTATATTCGATCAAAGATCTGGAAAAGCTTTCGGGAATAAAGGCTCATACCCTGCGGGTTTGGGAGCAGCGCTATGATATTATCGAACCCCGGCGCACCAAGACCAACATCCGCTATTACCTGGATGAAGACCTCAAATTCATTCTCAATATCGCTTTGCTCAACAAGAACGGGATCAAAATATCCAAAATCGCCAAGATGAGCAAAGGGGAGATTGCAGAGAAAGTGGCTGCCATTTCCGAGATCAATTTCGAATACGGCACCCAGCTCGACGCTCTGACCATCTCCATGATCGAGATGGACGAGTATAAATTCGACCGCATCGTCAACACCAATATTCAGCAGCTGGGCTTCGAACGCACCATGCTGGAGATCATTTATCCCTTCCTCGACAAGCTCAGCGTTCTATGGCTTACCGGTTCGATCAACCCGGTGCAGGAAAACTTCATGAGTTACCTTATCCGCCAGAAGATCATCGTCGCTATTGATAAGGAACCGCTGGCTACTGGAAAAAACGTCAACAAATACCTGCTCTACCTGCCGGAGGGAGAAAAGCAGGAACTGAGCATGCTTTTTATGCACTACCTGCTCAAATCCCGCCGCAACCACGTAATCTATATCGGCCAGGACATTACGCTGGCCGACCTCAAAGACGCCTGCAACATCCACCATCCGGATTACATCTTCACCATGATCACGGAAACCTTCGCCAAAGAACCGGTGCAGCAATACGCCGACCGCTTGTCGAAAAATTTCAAGGACTCCCATATTCTGCTTTCCGGTTATCAGGTAGTCGCCCAGGATGTACACCCGCCGGACAACGTTTCCATTCTCCGAAGCCTCGACCAGGCCCTGTCCTTTCTGAATGAGCACAAAGGGAAGGCGGCCGTCCGTTAA
- a CDS encoding T9SS type A sorting domain-containing protein, with product MKWSFTLWTIIFTLLLAPPLMSQVSCEYVLTMIDDYGDGWNGATLTITTGNNATVYTLNSGDTATVLVPVTEGDSIVLLFASGFFPDEEEYILADSEGNTLFQDGQMMSAPAQGMVFDTLAFCPACPPPLSASGEVEKVRAFRADISWLPSDPEGDYLIEYDTTGFEPGTGNFKTASGATTTLFNLQENTEYDFYVTALCSNGDTSLAAGPYTFRTLYAKDVAITEILSPVTACALGAAETISVGLTNFGGVPQTLIPFDYSVNGIPGGVNMPEDGFFTGVVGTDSTDIAEFDATFNFSEFGEYTVQVWTALEGDSVPSNDTTTLTVVNIPYITEYPYFEGFEEWGGGWTVEATGFGAPSWQYGSPDASLINSAATGFGAWATNLNGAYNNNEISYLVSPCLDFSSLSEDPQIAFSIFLDTENNYDEAWVEVSTDDGETWSKVGAAGTGLNWYNIPSSNWWEGDGGVPGWHYAQNILEGTADSSDVRVRFVFSSDGSVTREGVGLDNILISPQLGRDMAASSVQALSAASCGSPNDTVTLSIINLGTFPAGGFSLAYSVNGGDPVVEDVSNVLLLSGQGFDYTFNSTFDATSPGDYVIQAWVEFGSDELLLNDTVTTLFRTSVDAPLREDFEDGGFPPGWTSATGVTVGQAHTSPSVVVYDNLGSGNPAMEVTTLPIGPIQDNDTLTFDYRYVNFFSGVDPTVLSAEDSLVIEFSIDCGASFFPAFVITGLNHAPTTDMTTVELPLGSLAGEVVVIRFRAAWATGSYYLDLDNINVRRCPASLQLSAQIVPPSSQSSSDGAITIAPGDPSGPYTYLWNTGDATKSLTGLGEGLYAVTVTNVYGCAETLEFNLTVSSARTPARIGEASLAPNPTNGTSILNVEFTQPVDARIQLLNTVGQVLFETTDRKVSSGAYELDLNQQNGGLYLVRIIADGEVRTVKLIKAR from the coding sequence ATGAAGTGGAGCTTTACCCTATGGACAATAATATTCACCCTGTTGCTCGCCCCGCCATTGATGAGCCAGGTGTCCTGTGAATACGTCCTCACTATGATCGATGATTATGGCGACGGCTGGAACGGCGCTACACTCACCATAACCACCGGCAATAACGCCACCGTTTATACCCTGAACAGTGGCGACACCGCCACAGTCCTGGTTCCCGTCACCGAAGGCGATTCTATAGTGTTGTTGTTTGCCTCCGGTTTTTTCCCGGATGAGGAAGAGTACATCCTGGCCGATTCGGAGGGGAACACTCTTTTCCAGGACGGCCAGATGATGAGCGCGCCTGCCCAGGGCATGGTGTTCGATACTTTAGCTTTCTGCCCTGCCTGCCCTCCCCCCCTGTCCGCTTCCGGCGAGGTGGAAAAAGTCCGCGCCTTCCGGGCCGACATCAGCTGGCTGCCCTCCGACCCGGAAGGAGATTATCTCATTGAATACGACACAACGGGTTTCGAGCCGGGCACCGGCAACTTCAAGACGGCAAGCGGCGCAACTACTACGCTGTTCAACCTGCAGGAGAATACCGAATACGACTTCTATGTGACGGCCCTTTGCTCGAATGGCGACACCAGCCTCGCCGCCGGGCCCTATACCTTCCGGACGCTCTACGCCAAAGATGTGGCTATCACAGAAATCCTCTCTCCAGTAACCGCCTGTGCCCTGGGCGCCGCCGAAACCATTTCCGTGGGCCTGACCAACTTTGGCGGCGTTCCGCAAACGCTCATCCCTTTTGACTACAGCGTGAACGGAATACCCGGCGGGGTGAACATGCCGGAAGATGGCTTTTTCACCGGCGTAGTGGGAACGGACAGCACCGATATCGCCGAGTTTGACGCCACTTTCAATTTCTCCGAGTTCGGGGAATATACCGTGCAGGTTTGGACTGCCCTGGAGGGCGACAGCGTTCCCTCCAATGACACCACTACCCTCACGGTCGTCAACATACCCTACATCACGGAATATCCTTATTTCGAAGGTTTTGAGGAATGGGGCGGAGGGTGGACGGTAGAAGCCACCGGCTTCGGCGCACCCAGCTGGCAATACGGCTCGCCCGACGCCAGCCTGATCAATAGCGCCGCCACTGGTTTCGGCGCCTGGGCGACCAACCTGAATGGGGCCTACAACAACAACGAGATTTCTTACCTGGTCTCTCCCTGCCTCGACTTCAGCTCTTTGTCGGAAGATCCGCAAATCGCCTTCTCCATTTTCCTCGACACCGAGAACAACTACGATGAAGCCTGGGTGGAAGTGTCGACCGACGACGGCGAGACCTGGTCGAAGGTTGGGGCGGCCGGCACCGGGCTGAACTGGTACAATATCCCCAGCTCCAACTGGTGGGAAGGGGACGGCGGCGTTCCAGGATGGCACTATGCCCAGAACATCCTTGAGGGAACCGCCGATAGTTCCGACGTCCGCGTTCGCTTTGTCTTCTCCTCCGACGGCTCCGTAACCCGGGAAGGGGTCGGGTTGGATAACATCCTCATCTCCCCTCAGCTGGGCCGAGATATGGCCGCCTCCAGCGTTCAGGCCCTCTCCGCCGCCAGTTGCGGCAGCCCCAACGACACCGTAACTTTGAGCATCATCAACCTGGGAACGTTTCCCGCCGGCGGTTTCAGCCTGGCCTACAGCGTCAACGGGGGCGATCCGGTAGTGGAAGATGTCAGCAATGTGCTTCTGCTGTCCGGCCAGGGTTTCGACTATACCTTCAACAGCACCTTCGACGCAACATCCCCCGGCGATTACGTAATCCAGGCCTGGGTCGAATTCGGGAGCGACGAGCTCCTGCTCAACGATACGGTGACTACTCTGTTCAGGACTTCTGTCGATGCGCCGCTGCGCGAAGATTTCGAAGACGGCGGCTTTCCGCCGGGATGGACATCTGCTACGGGTGTAACGGTAGGGCAGGCGCACACCAGCCCCAGCGTCGTGGTTTATGACAACCTGGGGTCCGGAAATCCTGCCATGGAAGTCACCACGCTTCCCATCGGCCCGATCCAGGATAACGATACGCTGACTTTTGACTACCGGTATGTCAACTTCTTTTCCGGGGTGGATCCCACGGTGCTGAGCGCTGAAGATTCTCTGGTGATCGAGTTTTCTATTGATTGCGGGGCCTCTTTCTTTCCGGCATTCGTGATCACCGGCCTCAACCACGCGCCCACTACGGATATGACGACGGTAGAATTGCCGTTGGGCAGCCTGGCGGGAGAGGTGGTGGTCATTCGCTTCCGGGCGGCTTGGGCCACTGGAAGTTATTATCTCGACCTCGACAACATCAATGTGCGGCGTTGCCCCGCATCTCTGCAGCTTTCGGCGCAGATCGTGCCGCCGTCCAGCCAGTCTTCCTCGGATGGCGCCATCACGATCGCTCCGGGCGATCCTTCCGGGCCGTATACTTACCTTTGGAATACGGGCGACGCCACCAAGTCTCTGACTGGCCTGGGCGAAGGGCTGTATGCCGTCACCGTCACCAATGTATATGGTTGCGCAGAAACACTGGAGTTTAACCTCACCGTATCCAGCGCCCGCACGCCGGCCAGGATCGGCGAGGCCAGCCTGGCGCCCAACCCCACCAACGGCACCAGTATTTTGAACGTGGAATTCACCCAGCCGGTGGATGCGCGCATACAGTTGCTCAATACCGTGGGCCAGGTGCTCTTCGAAACAACGGATCGAAAAGTGAGCAGCGGCGCTTACGAACTCGACCTCAACCAGCAGAATGGAGGCCTGTACCTGGTGCGCATTATTGCAGATGGAGAAGTCAGAACCGTTAAGCTGATCAAAGCACGGTAG